The following proteins are encoded in a genomic region of Nitrospiria bacterium:
- a CDS encoding type II toxin-antitoxin system HigB family toxin — MRILSRKILREFWEKHPDAEQPLQAWYHDVKHADWRSPANIKAVYRNASFVGQNRVVFNIKGNKYRLVVAVQYDFRIVFIRFIGTHKEYDAINAEKV, encoded by the coding sequence GTGCGTATCCTATCGCGCAAAATACTTCGAGAGTTTTGGGAAAAACATCCAGATGCTGAGCAGCCGTTACAGGCATGGTATCATGATGTCAAACATGCGGACTGGCGGAGTCCGGCGAATATAAAAGCGGTTTACCGAAATGCCAGCTTTGTGGGGCAAAACAGGGTGGTGTTCAACATCAAAGGGAACAAATACCGGCTCGTTGTTGCCGTGCAATATGATTTTCGCATTGTGTTTATCCGGTTTATAGGGACGCACAAGGAGTATGACGCGATCAATGCGGAAAAGGTATAA
- a CDS encoding biotin/lipoyl-containing protein, with protein sequence MTVHPKKSPRENVAALRSDRRVYFTNTGPRDTGQSDFKNRHTLYDLIRLAPLYNRSGYFSVENHGGARFHQNLLQNMTDPFEEAILWKERMPDVMTQTLVRSTNLWGYRMYPRNVIRLSVKAFLPYVDVWRCFDFLNYVPNMIPIAEAVMEGGKLFQPAISFSVSEDCTAAYYRKVTDEILNVTGGTEEIILCVKDMAGVGSPKRIAALTDALLQKYPDLVIQYHRHATDGLAVPALAAAAKAGVRILDVTDDPFTRYYGHAPVRAVQALLHEMGIETSLDLPMVDKAAEAVTGFIGRYQEFESPFRGFSYKVTEHRMPGGAFPSSFEQAAKGGFLPLMPHILRGMSCGNRFIKYFDVTPGSQITWTTWAGIIQYHYKEGGVKGVEDLLDLCERFVAQGQSFDAFRPEEKEALLGLYARATDDLKNLLLGKYGPLPFGWPADWVYQSVFGDSWREKVAKERVESSPLAKKPDEEIQRVREELQRLIERHPAENELVLYLQHPGAAVDFIRFRTRFGNTSVLPTPVWFDGLKEAGSEVAFETHGKPNTIKLVSIGQEVNGVKHIVLSVNNTMHVFPVEMPSRKTAQKAATRLADPTIPWQIASPIMGNVWRIGDKDRILKIGDIVREGEEVLNIEAMKVETAVLAPMHGVIKEIAVKLNEAVVEKQLLMVLEEIPPEEQKRSRARPKNSKKAR encoded by the coding sequence ATGACGGTCCATCCGAAAAAAAGCCCCCGCGAAAACGTCGCCGCCCTCCGGAGCGACCGACGGGTCTATTTTACCAACACCGGCCCCCGGGATACCGGCCAGAGCGACTTCAAGAACCGGCATACGCTGTATGACCTGATCCGGCTCGCGCCGCTCTACAACCGGTCCGGTTATTTTTCAGTCGAAAACCACGGGGGGGCCCGCTTCCACCAGAACCTTCTTCAGAACATGACCGACCCGTTCGAGGAGGCGATCCTCTGGAAGGAACGGATGCCGGACGTGATGACCCAGACGCTGGTCCGCTCGACCAATCTCTGGGGCTACCGTATGTACCCCCGCAACGTGATCCGTCTTTCGGTGAAAGCCTTTCTTCCGTACGTGGACGTCTGGCGCTGCTTCGATTTCCTGAATTACGTTCCCAACATGATCCCGATCGCGGAGGCGGTGATGGAAGGCGGAAAGCTGTTTCAACCCGCGATCTCATTTAGCGTCTCGGAGGATTGCACCGCTGCTTATTACCGGAAGGTGACGGACGAGATTCTCAACGTCACCGGCGGAACGGAAGAGATCATCCTGTGCGTCAAGGACATGGCCGGGGTGGGCTCCCCCAAGCGGATTGCGGCGCTGACGGACGCGTTGCTGCAGAAGTATCCCGATCTGGTGATCCAATACCACCGCCACGCGACGGACGGGCTGGCCGTTCCGGCCCTGGCGGCCGCGGCCAAGGCCGGGGTGAGGATTCTCGATGTGACCGACGATCCGTTCACGCGCTACTACGGCCATGCGCCGGTCCGCGCCGTCCAGGCGCTTCTTCACGAGATGGGGATCGAAACCAGCCTGGATCTCCCGATGGTGGACAAGGCGGCCGAGGCGGTCACGGGCTTCATCGGCCGGTACCAGGAGTTCGAGTCCCCGTTCCGCGGGTTCTCCTACAAGGTTACCGAACACCGCATGCCCGGGGGCGCTTTCCCCAGCTCGTTCGAGCAGGCCGCCAAGGGCGGTTTTCTTCCGCTCATGCCGCATATCTTGAGAGGGATGAGCTGCGGCAATCGGTTCATTAAATATTTCGACGTCACCCCGGGGTCTCAAATCACCTGGACCACCTGGGCCGGGATCATCCAGTATCACTATAAGGAAGGCGGCGTGAAGGGGGTCGAGGATCTCCTCGACCTTTGCGAGCGGTTCGTCGCGCAGGGGCAGTCGTTTGATGCGTTCAGACCGGAGGAAAAGGAGGCCCTGCTGGGCTTGTACGCCCGCGCCACGGATGATCTGAAGAATCTCCTGCTGGGAAAGTACGGGCCGCTGCCGTTCGGATGGCCCGCCGACTGGGTCTATCAATCCGTTTTCGGGGACTCCTGGCGGGAGAAGGTCGCGAAGGAGAGGGTCGAATCGTCTCCGCTGGCCAAGAAACCGGACGAGGAAATCCAGCGGGTTCGGGAGGAACTACAACGATTGATCGAGCGACATCCCGCCGAAAACGAGCTGGTGCTCTACCTGCAACATCCCGGAGCGGCGGTTGATTTCATTCGGTTCCGGACCCGTTTCGGAAACACCTCCGTTCTTCCGACCCCGGTCTGGTTCGACGGCTTGAAAGAAGCCGGAAGCGAAGTCGCCTTTGAAACCCACGGGAAACCCAACACCATTAAACTGGTTTCGATCGGCCAGGAGGTCAATGGGGTCAAGCATATCGTTCTTTCGGTCAACAACACGATGCATGTTTTCCCCGTCGAGATGCCTTCCCGCAAAACGGCCCAGAAGGCGGCGACGCGACTGGCCGATCCGACGATTCCCTGGCAGATCGCCTCTCCCATCATGGGAAACGTCTGGCGGATCGGGGACAAGGACCGGATTCTCAAAATCGGGGACATCGTCCGGGAAGGCGAGGAGGTTTTAAACATCGAGGCGATGAAGGTCGAGACCGCCGTCCTGGCGCCGATGCACGGCGTCATCAAGGAGATCGCGGTCAAACTGAACGAGGCCGTCGTCGAAAAACAGCTGCTCATGGTGCTGGAGGAAATCCCGCCGGAAGAACAAAAACGAAGTCGTGCGCGGCCTAAGAACAGCAAGAAGGCGCGATAA
- a CDS encoding metallopeptidase family protein, with protein MDRKSFEKLVQEALDRIPAEFQAAMKNVAVVVRSRPGPEAEEDGENDDEEVLYGLYQGVPLPDRTSNDSGTTPDVIFLYQKPLEEDFPDREDLVREVEITIVHEIAHYFGFDEETLERYGYD; from the coding sequence ATGGATAGAAAATCTTTCGAAAAATTGGTTCAGGAAGCGTTGGATCGTATCCCGGCCGAATTTCAGGCCGCGATGAAGAATGTCGCGGTCGTCGTTCGAAGCCGTCCGGGCCCGGAGGCGGAGGAAGATGGGGAAAACGACGACGAGGAAGTCCTGTATGGATTGTATCAGGGGGTCCCGCTTCCCGATCGTACCTCGAACGATTCCGGAACCACGCCCGACGTCATCTTCCTTTATCAGAAGCCGCTTGAAGAGGATTTCCCGGATCGGGAGGATCTGGTGCGGGAGGTCGAGATCACGATCGTCCACGAGATCGCGCATTATTTTGGTTTCGATGAGGAAACGCTTGAACGATACGGGTACGATTGA
- a CDS encoding biotin carboxylase N-terminal domain-containing protein translates to MPESQPKMIQNLFIANRGEIACRTIRTCRELGIRAVVGYSDCDALSYHVKIADEAVHLGPSPAKLSYMDIGKVVEAARRTGCEAVFPGYGFLSENADFARACREAGLIFIGPGSEVISRMGDKIATKKALADAGVPIIPGLPKMTSADQIVKFGNDAGWPVIIKAVAGGGGRGMQRVDSADQAKSALERAVSIAEKLFGNGDVYVEKYIRGARHIEFQFIADAFGRVIHLGDRECSIQRRHQKLVEEAPSSLLDERLRNEMGQVVVKAAKEIGYVTAGTLEFLVAPDLRYYAIEVNPRIQVEHTVTEMIVGLDIIRLMIRMAVGTPLRLRQEDIRISSHAIQCRVNAEDPKKDFAPSYGTVTYLRQVSGPFVRADSGIYQGCEVPPFYDSLVSKICSVGKDRPTAIERMRRALSEFTVWGIKTTIPLLEKIMVHPDFVSGRFDTDFIDDHLSELLDYTEDEDEILKISRFIAEITALGKNPYCR, encoded by the coding sequence ATGCCTGAATCCCAACCGAAAATGATCCAGAACCTGTTCATTGCCAACCGCGGCGAGATCGCCTGCCGGACGATCCGGACCTGCCGGGAGTTGGGCATCCGGGCGGTGGTGGGCTACTCCGATTGCGACGCGCTGTCGTATCACGTGAAGATCGCGGACGAGGCGGTCCATCTCGGTCCTTCCCCGGCCAAGTTAAGCTACATGGATATCGGCAAGGTGGTGGAGGCCGCCCGGCGAACCGGTTGCGAGGCCGTTTTCCCCGGATACGGGTTTCTATCGGAGAATGCCGATTTTGCCCGTGCCTGCCGGGAGGCCGGCCTGATCTTCATCGGGCCGGGATCGGAGGTGATCTCCCGGATGGGGGACAAGATCGCGACCAAGAAGGCTTTGGCGGACGCCGGCGTCCCGATCATTCCCGGCCTGCCGAAGATGACGTCGGCCGATCAGATCGTGAAGTTCGGGAATGACGCGGGCTGGCCGGTCATCATCAAGGCCGTGGCGGGCGGGGGCGGCCGGGGCATGCAACGGGTCGATTCGGCCGATCAGGCCAAGTCCGCGTTGGAGCGGGCCGTTTCGATCGCGGAGAAGCTGTTCGGGAACGGCGATGTGTATGTCGAAAAATACATCCGCGGCGCCCGACATATCGAATTCCAGTTCATCGCGGACGCCTTCGGCCGCGTGATTCATCTGGGCGACCGGGAATGTTCCATCCAGCGCCGGCACCAGAAGCTGGTGGAGGAGGCCCCGTCCTCCTTGCTTGACGAGCGTCTCCGGAACGAAATGGGACAGGTCGTCGTGAAGGCCGCGAAGGAGATCGGGTACGTCACGGCCGGGACGCTGGAGTTCTTGGTGGCTCCCGACCTGCGCTACTATGCCATTGAAGTGAATCCGCGGATCCAGGTGGAGCATACCGTCACCGAGATGATCGTCGGCCTGGACATCATCCGGCTGATGATCCGGATGGCGGTCGGCACGCCGCTCCGTCTCCGGCAGGAAGATATCCGGATATCGAGCCATGCCATCCAATGCCGGGTGAATGCCGAGGATCCTAAGAAGGATTTCGCCCCTTCGTACGGGACCGTGACCTATCTGCGCCAGGTCAGCGGGCCGTTCGTGAGGGCCGACAGCGGCATCTATCAGGGCTGCGAGGTGCCGCCGTTTTACGACTCCCTCGTTTCGAAAATCTGCTCCGTGGGGAAGGATCGGCCCACCGCGATCGAGCGGATGCGACGGGCGCTCTCGGAGTTCACGGTCTGGGGCATTAAGACGACGATCCCGTTGCTCGAGAAAATCATGGTTCATCCCGATTTCGTATCCGGCCGGTTCGACACGGACTTCATCGACGACCATCTTTCCGAGCTTCTGGATTATACGGAGGACGAGGACGAGATTCTCAAGATCAGCCGGTTCATCGCCGAGATCACGGCGCTCGGGAAGAATCCTTATTGCCGGTAG